In Halostagnicola kamekurae, the following are encoded in one genomic region:
- a CDS encoding 2-hydroxyacid dehydrogenase, with translation MKALVTANFDDANLNRLQDDLGMVIDYRPIKERSERLSQSELEVLLEDVDVFVVGYEGVSAEVMDTAENLQVIACSRGGPEANVDIDAATDRGIPVLYAPERNAVSVADFTVGMILASTRNIARSHHLLHTQTYTGEPVADAAGGGEREDVTWGIAKGSPYAELAGPELEGKTLGIVGMGAIGQNVAQRADGFGVEMLGVDPFVDTEAMAEHGVTKVKLDELCERSDIVTVHCPVTEATRNLIGEAEFDLMPQNAYFVNIARGAIIEQDALVDALRNDQLAGAALDVYDREPLPDGHPLLELPNVVTTPHIAGAAHEVVNRHAAMLTDDIAALLAGREPEHVANEEALAGLTVGDET, from the coding sequence ATGAAAGCACTCGTCACGGCGAATTTCGACGACGCGAACTTGAACAGACTGCAGGACGACCTCGGTATGGTGATCGACTACCGACCGATCAAGGAGCGATCCGAGCGACTATCCCAGTCCGAACTCGAAGTTCTCCTCGAGGATGTCGACGTGTTTGTCGTCGGGTACGAGGGTGTCTCAGCCGAGGTGATGGATACGGCCGAAAATTTGCAGGTGATCGCCTGTTCCCGCGGCGGCCCGGAGGCCAATGTGGACATCGATGCCGCGACGGATCGCGGGATTCCCGTCCTATACGCGCCCGAGCGGAACGCGGTTAGCGTGGCCGATTTTACCGTCGGAATGATCCTTGCATCGACACGGAACATCGCCCGTAGCCATCATCTGCTCCACACTCAAACGTACACAGGCGAACCGGTCGCCGACGCAGCAGGCGGTGGCGAGCGGGAGGATGTTACGTGGGGCATCGCGAAGGGGTCGCCGTACGCCGAACTCGCTGGGCCGGAACTCGAGGGAAAGACCCTTGGAATCGTCGGCATGGGTGCAATCGGTCAGAACGTTGCCCAGCGTGCCGACGGGTTTGGCGTCGAAATGCTCGGGGTCGATCCTTTTGTCGACACTGAAGCGATGGCCGAACACGGCGTCACGAAGGTCAAACTGGACGAACTCTGTGAGCGCTCGGATATCGTGACGGTACACTGTCCCGTGACCGAGGCGACTCGTAACCTAATCGGCGAAGCGGAGTTCGATCTCATGCCGCAGAATGCGTACTTCGTTAACATTGCCCGCGGTGCAATCATCGAGCAGGACGCACTGGTCGACGCGCTTCGGAATGACCAGCTCGCAGGCGCTGCACTCGACGTGTATGACCGAGAACCGCTCCCCGACGGCCACCCGCTCCTAGAGTTGCCGAACGTGGTGACGACACCTCACATCGCAGGCGCCGCGCACGAAGTCGTGAATCGCCACGCTGCGATGCTGACTGACGATATCGCGGCGCTCCTCGCGGGACGAGAACCCGAACACGTCGCAAACGAAGAGGCGCTCGCCGGACTAACCGTTGGCGACGAGACCTGA
- a CDS encoding class II aldolase/adducin family protein has translation MVQELTEERTAVAELGKRMLEQELTKGTGGNISAQSGDHVAISPSGIPYDEITPEDVPIVDLHGEQVTGEPAPSSEFRMHTDVLRERSEVGGVVHTHSPYASTFASLGEPVPASHYLIAFVGDQVPVAPYETYGTAELAETALETLGEEYNACLLENHGVLAVGESVEAAFEVALMTEYCARIHYQAISVGEPNILPDQEIDTLLDRFADYGQDH, from the coding sequence ATGGTACAAGAACTCACGGAAGAACGGACCGCAGTGGCGGAACTCGGAAAGCGGATGCTCGAACAGGAGCTTACCAAAGGAACGGGCGGTAACATCAGCGCCCAGTCGGGCGATCACGTTGCGATCAGCCCCTCTGGGATACCCTACGACGAAATTACGCCGGAGGACGTGCCGATCGTTGACCTGCACGGCGAACAGGTCACCGGTGAGCCCGCTCCCTCCAGCGAGTTTCGGATGCACACCGACGTACTACGCGAGCGGAGCGAGGTTGGCGGCGTGGTGCACACACACTCGCCGTATGCCAGCACGTTCGCCAGCCTCGGCGAGCCGGTTCCCGCTTCACATTACCTGATCGCATTTGTCGGTGATCAGGTACCTGTCGCTCCGTACGAAACCTACGGAACAGCCGAATTGGCCGAGACAGCTCTCGAGACGCTCGGCGAAGAGTACAACGCCTGCCTGCTCGAGAATCACGGCGTACTCGCAGTCGGAGAGTCAGTCGAAGCAGCTTTCGAAGTCGCATTGATGACTGAATACTGCGCTCGCATCCACTACCAGGCGATCAGTGTGGGCGAGCCTAACATCTTGCCCGATCAAGAGATTGACACGCTCCTTGATCGGTTCGCGGACTATGGACAGGATCACTGA